A region from the Sphingomonas flavescens genome encodes:
- a CDS encoding alpha-amylase family glycosyl hydrolase: MLAEMVEDVESDADVPWWRGAAIYQIYPRSFADTDGNGIGDLRGITERLDYVAELGVDAIWLSPFFTSPMRDFGYDVADYCDVDPVFGTLADFDALVAKAHQLGLKLIIDQVYSHSSDQHPWFQESRNSRDGERSDWYVWADAKADGSPPNNWQSVFGGPAWTWDARRGQYYLHNFLPEQPDLNVHNREVQDALLGAARFWLDRGVDGFRIDAINFAMHDPQLRDNPPATNGGKRTRPFDFQQHIYNQSHPDIVGFLERLRALVDEYPDRFTLAEVGGDHALSEMQEFTAGNHRLNSAYGFDFLYADKLTPALVANAATSWPEVAGWPSWAFENHDAPRAVSRWVDEAHRAAFSRLKMLLLCALRGSIILYQGEELGLPQVDVPFDRLQDPEAIANWPQTLSRDGARTPMPWSSNAPNFGFTTGHAWLPAGPDHASLTVDRQEADRRSMLQFTRACLAFRSHSLALRTGGIDIVTAGEALLVFDRRDGGEHLRCTFNLGDDALSFKASGRSLISTGEIDDETIGPYAAVIEELA; the protein is encoded by the coding sequence ATGCTCGCTGAGATGGTGGAGGACGTTGAGTCCGACGCGGACGTCCCCTGGTGGAGGGGTGCTGCGATCTACCAGATCTATCCGCGCAGCTTCGCGGACACGGACGGCAATGGCATCGGCGACCTGCGTGGGATTACCGAGCGGCTCGACTATGTCGCTGAGCTCGGCGTCGACGCCATCTGGCTCTCGCCGTTCTTCACCTCGCCGATGCGCGACTTCGGTTATGACGTCGCCGATTATTGTGATGTCGATCCCGTGTTCGGCACGCTCGCCGACTTCGATGCGCTGGTCGCCAAGGCGCACCAGCTCGGCCTCAAGCTGATCATCGACCAGGTCTATTCGCACAGCTCCGATCAACACCCCTGGTTTCAGGAAAGCCGCAATTCCCGCGACGGTGAACGCAGCGACTGGTACGTCTGGGCCGATGCCAAGGCGGACGGCTCGCCCCCCAATAATTGGCAGTCGGTGTTCGGCGGTCCGGCTTGGACGTGGGACGCGCGCCGTGGGCAATATTACCTGCACAATTTCTTGCCCGAGCAGCCCGACTTAAATGTGCACAATCGCGAGGTGCAAGATGCACTTCTTGGTGCTGCGCGCTTCTGGCTCGATCGCGGCGTGGACGGCTTCCGCATCGACGCGATCAACTTCGCGATGCATGACCCGCAGCTACGCGATAATCCGCCCGCGACGAACGGCGGCAAACGCACGCGTCCCTTCGATTTTCAGCAACACATCTACAACCAGTCCCACCCGGACATCGTCGGTTTCCTCGAGCGGCTTCGCGCACTGGTCGACGAATATCCGGATCGGTTCACGCTGGCCGAAGTCGGCGGCGACCACGCGCTCAGCGAAATGCAGGAATTCACAGCCGGAAATCACCGGCTCAACAGCGCCTACGGGTTCGACTTCCTCTACGCGGACAAGCTGACGCCCGCGCTTGTCGCTAACGCGGCGACAAGCTGGCCCGAAGTTGCAGGCTGGCCGAGTTGGGCCTTTGAGAATCACGACGCACCGCGCGCCGTGTCGCGCTGGGTCGATGAAGCGCATCGCGCCGCATTCTCCCGATTAAAGATGTTGCTCCTGTGCGCGCTGCGCGGATCGATCATCCTTTATCAGGGGGAGGAATTGGGGTTGCCGCAGGTCGATGTTCCGTTCGACCGGCTGCAGGATCCGGAAGCGATCGCCAACTGGCCGCAAACGCTCAGCCGCGACGGTGCGCGCACGCCCATGCCATGGTCCTCCAATGCGCCCAACTTCGGGTTCACCACCGGCCATGCCTGGCTTCCTGCGGGTCCGGACCATGCATCGCTGACCGTTGATCGGCAGGAGGCGGACCGGCGCTCGATGTTGCAATTCACGCGCGCATGTTTGGCCTTCCGCAGCCACTCTTTGGCCCTGCGAACCGGCGGCATCGACATCGTGACCGCTGGCGAAGCGCTGCTTGTGTTCGACCGCCGTGATGGCGGCGAGCATCTGCGCTGCACATTCAACTTGGGCGACGACGCATTGTCGTTCAAAGCGAGCGGACGGTCGCTGATCAGCACCGGCGAAATCGATGATGAAACGATCGGGCCCTACGCCGCGGTCATTGAGGAGTTGGCATGA
- a CDS encoding TIM-barrel domain-containing protein: MNFRSLLATAAFLAAAQPALAAPIEHKATGLSASSADAGMQITALTDSIIRVRVAQGGKFPEDASWAVPAAVRHQSVNVTQSADGFRTRALDVHLDPQLGLTVNDLQGRTIVADAANPLSFAGRGFMLRKKLPIDQRIYGMGDKTGGMDRRGAAFVDWNTDFFGFAPWSDPIYKSIPFYIGVASDGYAYGLFLDNSWRSNFDFGHRDADAIELSAPDGPIDYYVIAGPTVADVVRNYQTLTGRAPLPPQWALGYQQSRWGYSSDKEVRAIASRLRSDQIPADVIWMDIDYQEKNRPFTVNKTIFPDLKKLNTDLNAEGVRLVAITDLHVAYLPKQGYAPFDTGEAGNHFVRKADGSLYVAPVWPGPAVFPDFTRAATRSWWGGLYNDFVADGFAGFWNDMNEPAVFETPTKTMPVDNLHRIDSDDFAPRDATHSEIHNVFGMQNTRGTYEGMLKLRPNVRPFVMTRATYAGGQRYAVTWTGDNSSTWDHLRLCVQQSLNLGLSGFTYTGCDVGGFVGGASPDLLTRWYEIAAFTPVFRNHAANDAPHAEPWVDGPEHLAIRRKFIEERYRLMPYLYAVAEQNSRTGDPVMRPVFYDYPDALKFDCDSALTFTVGGKLLVAAPPRPESPKDYKVCLPSGGWYDYWTGQPVTETKFTAPNRLDYVPLYVRAGTILPRQPLTQSTMIKPTGALLLDVYPGQDCRGEIYLDDGISIKGDSLRQTVTCSVTPRGVALNFGARTGKFRPWWKQIAVTVHGAAPAQITIADHPKAGEVLIAAK, translated from the coding sequence ATGAACTTTCGCAGCCTGCTTGCAACCGCTGCCTTTCTCGCCGCCGCGCAGCCCGCGCTCGCAGCGCCGATCGAGCACAAGGCGACAGGACTGTCTGCGTCCTCCGCCGACGCCGGCATGCAGATCACTGCGCTGACCGACTCCATCATCCGCGTGCGTGTGGCGCAGGGCGGCAAATTTCCGGAAGATGCGAGCTGGGCGGTTCCTGCCGCGGTGCGCCACCAGTCGGTCAACGTCACGCAGTCCGCCGACGGATTCCGGACCCGGGCCCTCGATGTGCATCTCGATCCGCAACTCGGCCTGACAGTCAACGACCTTCAGGGCCGCACCATCGTCGCCGACGCCGCCAATCCGCTCAGCTTCGCCGGCCGTGGCTTCATGCTGCGCAAGAAGCTGCCGATCGACCAGCGCATCTACGGCATGGGCGACAAGACCGGCGGCATGGACCGTCGCGGCGCCGCCTTCGTCGACTGGAACACCGACTTCTTCGGTTTCGCCCCTTGGAGCGACCCGATCTACAAGTCGATCCCGTTCTACATCGGCGTCGCCAGTGACGGCTATGCCTACGGCCTGTTCCTCGACAACAGCTGGCGCAGCAATTTCGACTTCGGCCATCGCGACGCGGATGCGATCGAGCTGAGCGCCCCCGACGGCCCGATCGACTATTACGTCATTGCCGGCCCGACCGTTGCCGACGTCGTCCGCAACTACCAGACGCTGACCGGCCGGGCACCGCTGCCGCCGCAATGGGCGCTCGGTTACCAGCAGTCGCGCTGGGGCTATTCCAGCGACAAGGAAGTGCGCGCCATCGCCTCGCGACTGCGCTCCGACCAGATTCCTGCCGACGTTATCTGGATGGACATCGACTACCAGGAGAAGAACCGGCCGTTCACTGTCAACAAGACGATCTTTCCTGATCTCAAGAAGCTGAACACCGATCTGAATGCCGAGGGCGTCAGGCTGGTGGCGATCACTGACCTCCACGTCGCATATCTGCCCAAGCAGGGGTACGCGCCGTTCGACACGGGTGAGGCCGGCAACCATTTCGTGCGCAAGGCCGACGGCAGCCTCTACGTTGCGCCGGTGTGGCCGGGCCCGGCCGTGTTCCCGGACTTCACCCGCGCCGCGACGCGCAGCTGGTGGGGCGGCCTCTACAACGATTTCGTCGCCGACGGCTTCGCCGGTTTCTGGAACGACATGAACGAGCCGGCGGTGTTCGAAACGCCGACCAAGACGATGCCGGTCGACAACCTCCACCGCATCGACAGCGACGACTTCGCGCCGCGCGACGCGACGCATTCCGAAATCCACAACGTGTTCGGGATGCAGAACACGCGCGGCACGTACGAGGGAATGCTGAAACTGCGCCCGAACGTGCGCCCCTTCGTCATGACCCGCGCCACCTATGCCGGGGGCCAGCGCTATGCGGTGACCTGGACGGGCGACAACAGCTCGACCTGGGACCATCTCCGTCTGTGCGTCCAGCAGTCGCTGAACCTCGGCCTGTCGGGATTCACCTACACCGGCTGCGACGTCGGCGGCTTCGTGGGCGGCGCGAGCCCTGATTTGCTCACGCGCTGGTATGAGATCGCCGCCTTCACGCCTGTGTTCCGCAACCATGCCGCCAACGATGCGCCGCATGCCGAGCCTTGGGTCGACGGCCCTGAGCACCTCGCCATCCGCCGAAAGTTCATCGAAGAACGCTACCGCCTGATGCCGTATCTCTACGCGGTGGCCGAGCAGAATTCGCGCACCGGCGACCCGGTGATGCGGCCGGTCTTCTACGATTATCCGGACGCGCTGAAGTTCGACTGCGACAGCGCGCTTACCTTCACTGTCGGCGGCAAGCTGCTCGTCGCCGCGCCGCCGCGCCCGGAATCGCCAAAAGACTACAAGGTGTGCCTCCCATCCGGCGGCTGGTACGACTACTGGACTGGGCAGCCGGTTACCGAGACCAAGTTCACCGCTCCGAACCGCCTTGACTACGTGCCGCTCTACGTTCGCGCCGGTACCATTCTTCCGCGCCAGCCGCTGACGCAGAGCACGATGATTAAGCCGACGGGAGCGCTCTTGCTCGACGTCTATCCGGGCCAGGATTGCCGCGGGGAAATCTACCTCGACGATGGCATCAGCATCAAAGGCGACAGCCTGCGTCAGACGGTCACCTGCTCGGTGACGCCGCGCGGCGTCGCGCTGAACTTCGGCGCGCGCACTGGCAAGTTCCGGCCGTGGTGGAAGCAAATTGCGGTGACCGTGCACGGCGCCGCTCCCGCGCAGATCACGATCGCGGATCACCCCAAGGCCGGTGAAGTTCTGATCGCGGCAAAGTAA
- a CDS encoding tryptophan 7-halogenase → MTDPRPRSICILGGGTAGWMAANLFQHHWGKLGTRIQLIESSDIGIIGVGEGSTPQLKAFFDKLGIAEREWMPRCGATYKTGIEFIGWSDRPGFERYFHPFPTDLDSHTAPLFFHNAHARRNGVDVPAHPDPYFVPTALARERLAPMPPENFPFETSYGYHFDAHRVSAYLREVATGRGVEHVDARIASVEMAADGNVAALLSDDGRRFEADLFVDASGFHAMIIEGALGEPHRSFADNLFNDSAVVCPMPTRDSGPDVCTRAFAKSAGWIWEIPLTERVGNGYVYSSRYLDREQAAAELRDHLGLAEDAEVRHLNMRVGRIERSWVANCLAIGLAQGFIEPLEATALHIVIATVEGFICEVDANGGRERFNADIARRYEGIRDYIVCHYRTAPRSDTEYWRDATKHDNLSDSLKRIMTAWFTGADLAQEVLRQGIEGYYSPVSWHCMLAGYGNFPRPDQLRPVANQPDMDAVDRFIRGCLMNFPTHRDALARLEA, encoded by the coding sequence GTGACTGACCCGCGTCCGCGTTCGATCTGCATTCTCGGCGGCGGCACCGCCGGCTGGATGGCGGCCAACCTGTTCCAGCATCACTGGGGCAAGCTCGGCACCCGCATTCAGCTGATCGAATCCAGCGATATCGGCATCATCGGGGTGGGTGAGGGATCGACGCCGCAGCTCAAGGCTTTCTTCGACAAGCTCGGCATCGCCGAGCGCGAATGGATGCCGCGCTGCGGCGCGACCTACAAGACCGGGATCGAGTTCATCGGCTGGTCCGACCGCCCGGGGTTCGAACGCTACTTCCACCCGTTCCCGACCGACCTCGACAGCCACACCGCGCCGCTGTTCTTCCACAACGCGCACGCGCGGCGGAACGGCGTGGATGTTCCCGCGCATCCCGATCCGTATTTCGTGCCAACCGCGCTCGCCCGCGAACGGCTCGCGCCAATGCCGCCTGAGAACTTCCCGTTCGAAACCAGCTACGGCTACCACTTCGACGCGCATCGCGTCAGCGCGTACCTGCGCGAAGTCGCGACGGGCCGCGGCGTCGAACATGTCGACGCCAGGATTGCATCCGTCGAAATGGCTGCCGACGGGAATGTCGCGGCACTGCTCAGCGACGATGGGCGCCGCTTCGAAGCCGACCTTTTCGTCGACGCCAGCGGCTTCCACGCGATGATCATCGAAGGTGCGCTCGGCGAGCCGCACCGCAGTTTCGCCGACAACCTGTTCAACGACAGTGCGGTCGTCTGCCCGATGCCGACGCGCGACAGCGGACCGGACGTCTGCACGCGCGCGTTTGCCAAGTCCGCCGGCTGGATCTGGGAAATTCCGCTGACTGAGCGCGTCGGCAATGGCTACGTTTATTCGTCGCGCTACCTGGACCGCGAGCAAGCCGCTGCCGAGCTGCGCGACCATCTCGGCCTCGCCGAGGATGCGGAAGTCCGCCACCTCAACATGCGCGTCGGCCGCATCGAACGGAGCTGGGTCGCCAACTGCCTCGCCATCGGCCTGGCGCAGGGCTTCATCGAACCGCTCGAAGCCACCGCACTTCACATTGTCATCGCCACGGTCGAAGGCTTCATTTGCGAAGTTGACGCCAACGGCGGCCGCGAACGATTCAATGCCGACATCGCGCGCCGCTACGAAGGCATCCGCGACTACATCGTCTGCCACTACCGAACCGCACCCCGGTCCGACACAGAATACTGGCGCGATGCGACCAAGCACGACAATTTGTCCGACAGCCTCAAACGCATCATGACCGCCTGGTTCACCGGCGCTGATCTTGCGCAGGAAGTGCTGCGCCAAGGCATCGAAGGCTATTACAGCCCCGTCTCCTGGCACTGCATGCTTGCGGGCTACGGCAACTTCCCGCGTCCCGACCAGCTGCGGCCTGTCGCTAACCAGCCTGACATGGACGCGGTCGACCGCTTCATCCGCGGCTGCCTGATGAACTTTCCCACCCACCGCGACGCGCTCGCGCGACTGGAGGCATGA
- a CDS encoding alpha/beta hydrolase: MMIRKLLLLTALAFGSAASAQTAPDKAQGPVHVAAGTIVDLGILNSKFTDPRRVVVWLPPNYRPNGPKHAVLYMHDGQNLFDKATAGYGMEWEIDEHLSKLIAEKKVRPTIVVGIWSTPKRLQEYVPSKAFASLPPEYREKVRALYGGDPLSDGYLKFIVQELRPAIDKRFNVRTDRANTAIMGSSMGSLISLYAIDEYPNIFGSAGMMSTHWPLFLKPDGQSVTQEEYEVVSKAFERYLAPALPDPRTHRLYFDHGTETLDAIYKQYQDRVDAVVAKRGYRQGQNWLTRNFPGQKHNEISWASRVDIPLQFLLPASGR; encoded by the coding sequence ATGATGATCCGCAAACTGCTCCTGCTCACCGCCCTCGCCTTCGGCAGCGCTGCATCCGCGCAGACGGCACCGGACAAGGCGCAGGGGCCCGTGCACGTCGCCGCAGGCACCATCGTTGATCTCGGCATCCTGAACAGCAAATTCACCGACCCGCGGCGCGTCGTCGTGTGGTTGCCGCCGAACTACCGGCCGAACGGACCGAAGCACGCTGTCCTCTACATGCACGATGGCCAGAACCTCTTCGACAAGGCGACCGCCGGCTATGGCATGGAGTGGGAGATCGACGAGCATCTCTCAAAGCTCATTGCCGAGAAGAAAGTGCGCCCGACCATCGTCGTCGGCATCTGGAGCACGCCCAAGCGCCTGCAGGAATATGTGCCGTCCAAGGCCTTCGCATCGTTGCCGCCCGAGTATCGCGAGAAGGTGCGCGCGCTGTACGGCGGCGACCCGCTATCCGACGGCTATCTGAAATTCATCGTCCAGGAGTTGCGGCCGGCGATCGACAAGCGCTTCAACGTCCGGACCGACCGCGCCAACACCGCCATCATGGGCTCGTCGATGGGCTCTCTCATCTCGCTCTATGCGATCGACGAATATCCCAACATTTTCGGCAGCGCGGGCATGATGTCGACCCACTGGCCGCTGTTCCTGAAGCCCGACGGCCAGTCCGTCACCCAGGAAGAATATGAGGTCGTTTCAAAGGCCTTCGAACGCTACCTCGCGCCCGCGCTGCCCGATCCGCGCACGCACCGTCTCTATTTCGACCACGGCACCGAGACACTCGACGCCATTTACAAGCAGTATCAGGACCGGGTCGACGCCGTGGTCGCGAAGCGCGGCTATCGTCAGGGGCAGAACTGGCTGACCCGCAACTTCCCCGGCCAGAAGCATAATGAGATCAGCTGGGCGTCGCGGGTCGATATCCCGCTGCAGTTCCTGCTGCCGGCTTCAGGCCGCTAA
- the eda gene encoding bifunctional 4-hydroxy-2-oxoglutarate aldolase/2-dehydro-3-deoxy-phosphogluconate aldolase produces MTVDEVMRTAPVIPVLVLEQEMDWSALAETFVEAGLPVLEITLRTPLALDAIRAMSKVEGAIAGAGTVLNERQLDQAIDAGSQFIVSPGLTEPLGKAAVASGVPFLPGTANAGDIMRGLDLGLERFKFFPAEASGGIPTLKALAGPFAHVRFCPTGGIRPDTAADWLALDPVLCVGGTWFVKPGDDLATIGERARAAAALAA; encoded by the coding sequence ATGACCGTCGACGAGGTGATGCGCACCGCGCCGGTGATCCCGGTGCTGGTGCTAGAGCAAGAGATGGACTGGTCGGCGCTGGCCGAGACGTTCGTCGAGGCCGGGCTGCCGGTGCTGGAGATCACGTTGAGGACGCCGCTGGCGCTCGACGCGATCCGCGCGATGTCGAAGGTCGAGGGCGCGATCGCGGGCGCGGGGACGGTGCTCAACGAACGGCAGCTGGATCAGGCGATCGATGCGGGCAGCCAGTTCATCGTCTCGCCCGGCTTGACCGAGCCGCTTGGCAAAGCTGCGGTTGCTTCGGGCGTCCCGTTCCTGCCGGGTACGGCGAACGCCGGCGACATCATGCGGGGGCTGGACCTTGGGCTGGAGCGGTTCAAATTCTTCCCGGCCGAAGCGTCGGGCGGCATTCCCACGCTGAAGGCGCTGGCGGGGCCGTTCGCCCACGTGCGCTTCTGCCCGACCGGCGGCATCCGGCCGGATACCGCCGCCGACTGGCTGGCGCTGGATCCGGTGTTGTGCGTCGGCGGGACCTGGTTCGTGAAGCCGGGTGACGACCTCGCCACCATCGGCGAGCGCGCCCGGGCCGCCGCGGCGTTAGCGGCCTGA
- the glk gene encoding glucokinase: MREIAVADVGGTHARFAVAQIEGGRVVSLGDQVKLQTADHGSFQLAWQEFGRRQNIDLPNELALSFAGPVGGEVLKLTNNPWVIRPALMKERLGVDRFTIVNDFGAVGYAVATLPEDQFLHVCGPERSLPDHGVISILGPGTGLGVAALLRKPDHYEVIETEGGHVDFAPLDKLEDQILSHMRRNFRRVSIERLISGRGLWNIYDALATIEGRGTTFHDEKELWTAALNNQDSLANAALDRFCLTLGAVAGDLSLAQGGSAVVIAGGLGLRLVDHLPRSGFRDRFIAKGRFERRMDDMPVKLITYPEPGLFGAAAAFAKEHG; this comes from the coding sequence ATGAGAGAGATTGCCGTCGCCGACGTCGGCGGAACGCACGCCCGCTTCGCCGTCGCACAGATTGAGGGCGGCCGCGTCGTCTCTCTGGGCGATCAGGTCAAGCTGCAAACCGCCGATCATGGCAGCTTCCAGCTGGCGTGGCAGGAATTCGGGCGGCGGCAGAACATCGATCTGCCGAACGAGCTAGCGCTGTCGTTTGCGGGACCGGTCGGCGGCGAAGTGCTGAAGCTGACCAACAATCCCTGGGTCATCCGTCCGGCGCTTATGAAGGAGCGGCTGGGCGTCGACCGCTTCACCATCGTCAACGATTTCGGCGCGGTGGGTTACGCGGTGGCGACGCTGCCCGAGGACCAGTTCCTGCATGTGTGCGGGCCGGAACGCTCGCTGCCCGATCACGGTGTCATTTCCATCCTTGGTCCCGGCACGGGCCTCGGCGTTGCGGCACTACTGCGCAAGCCCGACCATTATGAGGTGATCGAGACCGAGGGTGGGCACGTCGACTTCGCGCCGCTCGACAAACTTGAAGACCAGATCCTCTCGCACATGCGCCGTAACTTCCGGCGGGTGTCGATCGAGCGCCTGATTTCCGGGCGCGGGCTGTGGAACATCTACGACGCACTGGCGACGATTGAGGGGCGCGGCACGACCTTCCATGACGAGAAGGAATTGTGGACCGCGGCGCTGAATAATCAGGACAGCCTTGCGAATGCGGCGCTGGATCGATTCTGCCTGACGCTGGGCGCCGTGGCGGGCGACCTGTCGCTGGCGCAGGGGGGGTCGGCGGTGGTGATCGCCGGCGGGCTTGGGCTGAGGCTGGTCGATCATCTGCCGCGATCGGGTTTCCGCGACCGGTTCATCGCCAAGGGCCGCTTCGAGCGGCGCATGGACGACATGCCGGTCAAGCTAATCACCTATCCCGAGCCGGGCCTGTTCGGCGCGGCGGCCGCGTTCGCAAAGGAACATGGATGA
- the edd gene encoding phosphogluconate dehydratase — protein sequence MPLNSNVAAVTDRIIERSKPTRRRYLELMAEQRERGINRPRLSCGNFAHGFAAAGEDKAAISHLSGPNIGIVTAYNDMLSAHQPYGRYPEQMKIFAREVGATAQVAGGVPAMCDGVTQGQPGMDLSLFSRDVIAMSTAVALSHGMFDAAALLGICDKIVPGLLIGALRFGHLPMLLVPGGPMPSGLPNKEKQRIRQLYAEGKVGKTELLEAESRSYHAPGTCTFYGTANSNQMMMELMGLHIPNAAFINPGTPLRQALTRAAVHRLASLAKDGARPLGEVVDEKSIVNAMIGLVATGGSTNHFIHLPAIARAAGIIVDWQDLDELSSAVPLIARVYPNGSKDVNDFQDAGGMAFITYTLSREGLLHTDTLTAGADTMDAWIGQPELHGDELVWKPTEESADVDMLRPVTDPFLADGGTRLVKGNLGRAVFKTSAVDETRWLIEAPARCFSDQDQVLQAFKDGELDGDVAVVVRFQGPRSNGMPELHKLVPALGVLQDRGHRVALITDGRMSGASGKVPAAIHVSPEALPDGPLARVQDGDLIRLDAHTGTLEAVGVDLASRPAANAPPPPAGTGRELFALMRLTASDAEHGGSAMLAAMEAEQPHGFETERS from the coding sequence ATGCCTTTGAATTCGAACGTTGCGGCGGTCACGGACCGGATCATCGAGCGTTCGAAGCCGACGCGCCGCCGCTACCTGGAACTGATGGCCGAGCAGCGCGAGCGGGGCATCAACCGCCCGCGGCTGAGCTGCGGCAATTTCGCACACGGCTTTGCGGCGGCGGGTGAGGACAAGGCGGCGATCAGCCACCTCAGCGGTCCGAACATCGGCATAGTCACCGCGTATAACGACATGCTGTCGGCGCATCAGCCGTATGGCCGCTATCCCGAGCAGATGAAAATCTTCGCGCGCGAGGTTGGCGCGACCGCGCAGGTCGCGGGCGGCGTGCCGGCGATGTGCGACGGGGTGACGCAGGGCCAGCCGGGCATGGACCTGTCGCTGTTCAGCCGGGACGTCATCGCCATGTCGACGGCGGTGGCGCTGAGCCATGGCATGTTTGATGCGGCGGCGCTGCTCGGCATTTGCGACAAGATCGTGCCGGGGCTGCTGATCGGGGCGCTGCGTTTCGGTCATCTTCCGATGCTGCTGGTTCCGGGCGGGCCGATGCCGTCGGGCCTGCCCAACAAAGAAAAGCAGCGTATCCGCCAGCTTTATGCGGAAGGGAAAGTTGGCAAGACCGAGTTGCTGGAGGCGGAGAGCCGTTCATACCACGCGCCGGGCACGTGCACCTTTTACGGCACCGCGAATTCCAATCAGATGATGATGGAGCTGATGGGGCTGCATATCCCCAACGCCGCCTTCATCAATCCCGGCACGCCGCTGCGTCAGGCGCTGACTCGGGCGGCGGTGCATCGGTTGGCAAGTCTTGCCAAGGACGGCGCGCGGCCGCTGGGCGAGGTGGTCGACGAGAAGTCCATCGTCAACGCGATGATCGGACTGGTGGCGACCGGAGGATCGACCAATCACTTCATCCATCTACCGGCGATCGCTCGCGCGGCGGGGATCATCGTCGACTGGCAGGATCTTGACGAGCTGTCGTCCGCAGTGCCGCTGATCGCGCGCGTCTATCCCAACGGATCGAAGGATGTGAACGACTTTCAGGACGCGGGCGGGATGGCGTTCATCACCTATACGCTGAGCCGCGAGGGCCTGCTGCACACCGACACGCTGACCGCGGGCGCCGACACGATGGACGCGTGGATCGGCCAGCCCGAGCTGCACGGCGACGAGCTGGTGTGGAAGCCGACGGAGGAAAGCGCCGACGTCGACATGCTGCGACCCGTGACCGATCCGTTTCTGGCCGATGGCGGCACGCGGCTGGTGAAGGGAAACCTTGGCCGTGCGGTGTTCAAGACGAGCGCGGTGGACGAGACGCGCTGGCTGATCGAGGCGCCCGCACGCTGCTTCTCCGATCAGGACCAAGTGCTGCAGGCGTTCAAGGACGGCGAGCTGGACGGCGACGTCGCGGTGGTCGTGCGGTTTCAGGGGCCGCGGTCGAACGGCATGCCCGAGCTGCATAAGCTCGTGCCCGCTTTGGGTGTACTGCAGGACCGCGGGCATCGCGTGGCGCTGATTACCGATGGACGGATGTCGGGGGCGAGCGGCAAGGTGCCGGCGGCGATACATGTGTCGCCTGAGGCGCTACCCGATGGTCCGCTGGCGCGGGTGCAGGACGGGGATCTGATCCGGCTCGACGCCCATACCGGCACACTGGAAGCGGTGGGCGTCGATCTCGCTTCACGACCTGCAGCCAACGCGCCGCCGCCGCCTGCCGGAACCGGACGCGAGCTGTTCGCGCTGATGCGGCTGACGGCGAGCGATGCCGAGCATGGCGGATCTGCGATGCTGGCCGCAATGGAGGCGGAGCAGCCGCACGGCTTCGAAACGGAGCGCTCATGA